Proteins from a genomic interval of Streptomyces fodineus:
- a CDS encoding carboxylesterase/lipase family protein, whose product MTTAGSGPTGFEPEVRTAAGVLRGRTEEGVAVFRGVPFAEPPVGSLRFTAPRPAGGWDGVREAVSYGPPPPQAGYFGMDAMARNAGTDWLTVNVWSPDPSPSAALPVLVWVQGGAYGIGTSGLPEYDGARLAREGGLVLVTFNYRVGMEGFAHVGGAPANRGLLDQVAALEWVRDSIGAFGGDPGRVTVFGQSAGAGSIAALLAMPRAAGLFRRAIAQSVPGTFFSPELAADIAAAVAAELGLRPTVAELSAVSPQRLAAAGDAVAAKSPSFDGRWGQPALRSIPFSPVVDGDVLPVTPWQALAGGAGRDIDLVVGHTREEQRLFTALEGALGQVTEEQAATALEVFAPGPDGAHRYRAGFPAAGPEELYELVHSDWLFRMPSLHLADAQISGGGRAHMYELTWPAPGMGGVLGACHGLDVPLVFGNLRSGQPAALIGERPSPAAEEVSASLRTAWSAFAAHGDPGWPAYDRERRLTRIFGEQPSVTPYPEETSRLLWQDHLFPALPLLGQETMR is encoded by the coding sequence ATGACGACCGCAGGGTCCGGACCCACCGGCTTCGAGCCCGAGGTGCGCACGGCGGCCGGGGTGCTGCGCGGCCGTACGGAGGAGGGTGTGGCGGTCTTCCGTGGCGTTCCGTTCGCCGAACCGCCGGTGGGTTCGCTCCGTTTCACGGCGCCCCGGCCGGCCGGTGGCTGGGACGGGGTGCGCGAGGCCGTGTCGTACGGCCCTCCGCCGCCGCAGGCCGGGTACTTCGGCATGGACGCGATGGCGCGGAACGCGGGCACCGACTGGCTGACGGTCAACGTCTGGTCGCCCGATCCGTCCCCCTCAGCGGCGCTGCCCGTCCTGGTGTGGGTCCAGGGCGGCGCGTACGGCATCGGCACCTCAGGGCTGCCCGAGTACGACGGGGCCCGGCTCGCGCGGGAGGGCGGCCTGGTCCTGGTGACGTTCAACTACCGTGTGGGCATGGAGGGTTTCGCCCATGTCGGCGGAGCTCCCGCCAACCGGGGTCTGCTCGATCAGGTGGCGGCACTGGAGTGGGTGCGCGACAGCATCGGAGCCTTCGGGGGCGATCCGGGCCGGGTCACGGTCTTCGGCCAGTCGGCGGGGGCCGGGTCGATCGCCGCGCTCCTGGCCATGCCGCGCGCGGCGGGACTCTTCCGCCGGGCGATCGCGCAGAGCGTCCCGGGGACGTTCTTCTCCCCGGAGCTCGCCGCCGACATCGCCGCCGCCGTGGCCGCCGAGCTGGGGCTGCGGCCCACCGTGGCCGAACTGTCGGCGGTGTCACCGCAGCGGCTGGCCGCCGCGGGGGACGCGGTCGCCGCCAAGTCGCCCTCTTTCGACGGGCGTTGGGGGCAGCCGGCGCTCCGGTCGATCCCGTTCTCGCCCGTCGTCGACGGTGACGTCCTGCCGGTCACTCCGTGGCAGGCCCTGGCCGGTGGCGCCGGCCGGGACATCGACCTCGTCGTCGGCCACACCCGCGAGGAACAGCGGCTGTTCACCGCGCTGGAGGGAGCTCTCGGCCAGGTGACCGAGGAGCAGGCCGCGACCGCGCTGGAGGTCTTCGCCCCGGGACCGGACGGCGCCCACCGCTACCGCGCCGGCTTCCCGGCCGCCGGACCGGAAGAGCTGTACGAACTGGTCCACTCCGACTGGCTGTTCCGCATGCCGAGCCTCCATCTCGCCGACGCCCAGATCAGCGGCGGCGGACGTGCCCACATGTACGAACTGACCTGGCCCGCGCCCGGGATGGGCGGTGTCCTCGGCGCCTGCCACGGCCTCGACGTGCCGCTGGTGTTCGGCAACCTCCGCAGCGGGCAGCCCGCCGCGCTGATCGGCGAGCGCCCCTCCCCCGCCGCGGAGGAGGTGTCCGCGTCGTTGCGCACCGCGTGGTCGGCCTTCGCCGCACACGGCGACCCCGGCTGGCCGGCCTACGACAGGGAGCGGCGCCTCACCCGGATCTTCGGCGAACAGCCGTCGGTGACGCCCTACCCGGAGGAGACCTCCCGGCTGCTCTGGCAGGACCACCTCTTTCCGGCGCTGCCGCTGCTCGGTCAGGAGACGATGCGGTAG
- a CDS encoding response regulator yields the protein MIRTLVVDDDFRVSHIHSEYVSRVPGFDVVGEAASVAEALEAVRTLRPDLLLLDIFLPDGSGLDVLRRLTGDEGGARPDALMITADRDIESVRTAMKLGAVGYLVKPFGSPDLCERLTAYRELQHRVEVLGPAAETDQADVDALFSAARPPAVPRVPAKGHSAPTLTLVHQALRAASGPVSAAEAAELTGVSRATAQRYLSYLVKEGMVRLELRYGAAGRPEHLYRIVS from the coding sequence ATGATCCGGACCCTGGTCGTGGACGACGACTTCCGGGTGAGCCACATCCACAGCGAGTACGTGAGCCGCGTCCCGGGTTTCGACGTGGTCGGCGAGGCGGCGAGCGTCGCCGAGGCGCTGGAGGCGGTCCGCACCCTGCGCCCCGACCTGCTGCTGCTCGACATCTTCCTGCCCGACGGCAGCGGGCTCGACGTGCTGCGCCGGCTCACGGGGGACGAGGGCGGTGCCCGGCCCGACGCCCTGATGATCACCGCGGACCGGGACATCGAGTCGGTGCGCACCGCCATGAAGCTCGGTGCCGTGGGCTACCTGGTCAAGCCGTTCGGCTCGCCCGACCTGTGCGAGCGGCTCACCGCCTACCGGGAGCTCCAGCACCGCGTGGAGGTGCTCGGCCCGGCCGCCGAGACCGATCAGGCCGATGTGGACGCCCTGTTCAGCGCCGCCCGGCCGCCCGCCGTGCCGCGGGTGCCGGCCAAGGGGCACTCGGCGCCCACCCTGACCCTGGTCCACCAGGCGCTGCGCGCCGCGAGCGGCCCGGTGTCGGCGGCGGAGGCGGCCGAACTCACCGGCGTCTCCCGCGCCACGGCCCAGCGCTATCTGTCCTACCTGGTCAAGGAGGGCATGGTCCGCCTGGAGCTCCGCTACGGCGCGGCCGGGCGTCCGGAGCACCTCTACCGCATCGTCTCCTGA
- a CDS encoding ATP-binding protein, with protein sequence MTPIRMRIGRGGRGRLSARILASQLLILALTGAIGFVLFAFAQRSALDRTYEQRAVGIAQTAAADPQIRRAMEYGDGGAVVQSAAERIRRASGASYVVVIDLHGVRHSHPMARLVGSPVAEPIVVLDGRTHVGTDQGATGRSANGKAPLYGPTGKLVGEVSVGIPERHVLSELWRELPTFGLYAAIATALGSAAAYLLARRLKRTTFGLELEEIAGLLQDREAMLHGIREGVVAFDPDGRITVVNDEARRLLGLGTALGRTVEEVLPDGRLRRALDGTLTGTDVSVLTDEHCLVVNRMPVTLHGRELGAVVTVRDRTELVGLLRELDSVRGLTDALRAQQHEFTNRMHTLAGLLDIGEYDDAYEFAVGAAGAGQALTESVRKRIGNSLMVGLVVAKTTVATERGVRIVLTDDSALGEDPPHLHRLLTIAGNLLDNAVDAAGTGPRPAGGREVRLTLTESSHEVRVRVADTGPGIPPESVESIFEDGWSTRPERGTARRGLGLALVHRLVQRHGGTITVSEGPGAVFTVVLPLPETASAPRGALFTTALPVGGER encoded by the coding sequence GTGACACCCATCCGTATGCGGATCGGGCGCGGCGGGAGAGGGAGACTCTCCGCGCGGATCCTCGCCAGCCAGCTCCTCATCCTGGCGCTCACGGGCGCCATCGGATTCGTCCTGTTCGCCTTCGCGCAGCGCTCCGCGCTCGACCGCACCTACGAGCAACGGGCCGTGGGCATCGCGCAGACCGCGGCCGCGGACCCGCAGATCCGACGGGCCATGGAGTACGGCGACGGGGGTGCCGTGGTGCAGAGCGCCGCCGAGCGGATCCGGCGGGCGTCGGGGGCGTCCTACGTGGTGGTGATCGACCTGCACGGCGTCCGCCACTCGCACCCCATGGCGCGGCTGGTCGGCTCGCCGGTGGCCGAGCCGATCGTGGTGCTGGACGGGCGGACGCACGTCGGCACCGACCAGGGCGCGACCGGGCGCTCCGCCAACGGCAAGGCCCCGCTGTACGGGCCGACGGGCAAGCTGGTCGGCGAGGTGTCGGTGGGCATCCCGGAACGGCATGTGCTCAGCGAGCTGTGGCGCGAGCTGCCCACCTTCGGCCTGTACGCCGCGATCGCCACCGCGCTCGGTTCCGCGGCCGCGTATCTGCTGGCCAGACGGCTGAAGCGGACCACGTTCGGGCTGGAGCTGGAGGAGATCGCCGGACTGCTGCAGGACCGCGAGGCGATGCTGCACGGCATCCGCGAGGGCGTCGTCGCCTTCGACCCCGACGGCCGGATCACCGTCGTGAACGACGAGGCACGCCGGCTGCTCGGCCTCGGCACCGCGCTCGGCAGGACCGTCGAGGAGGTGCTGCCCGACGGCCGGCTGCGCCGCGCCCTGGACGGCACCCTGACCGGCACTGACGTCAGCGTCCTGACCGACGAGCACTGCCTCGTCGTCAACCGCATGCCGGTCACCCTGCACGGCCGGGAACTCGGCGCCGTGGTCACCGTACGGGACCGCACCGAGCTGGTCGGACTGCTGCGCGAACTGGACTCCGTGCGGGGCCTGACCGACGCGCTCCGGGCCCAGCAGCACGAGTTCACCAACCGCATGCACACCCTGGCCGGCCTGCTCGACATCGGGGAGTACGACGACGCCTACGAGTTCGCCGTCGGCGCGGCCGGCGCCGGCCAGGCGCTCACCGAGTCCGTGCGCAAGCGGATCGGCAACTCCCTCATGGTCGGTCTGGTCGTGGCCAAGACCACCGTCGCCACCGAACGCGGCGTACGGATCGTGCTGACCGACGACTCCGCCCTCGGCGAGGACCCGCCGCACCTGCACCGGCTGCTGACCATCGCCGGGAACCTGCTGGACAACGCGGTCGACGCGGCCGGCACGGGTCCGCGCCCGGCGGGCGGCCGCGAGGTACGGCTCACCCTGACCGAGAGCTCCCACGAGGTGCGGGTCCGGGTCGCGGACACCGGCCCGGGGATCCCGCCTGAGTCGGTCGAGTCGATCTTCGAGGACGGCTGGTCGACCCGGCCGGAACGGGGCACCGCCCGGCGCGGCCTCGGACTGGCCCTGGTGCACCGGCTGGTGCAACGGCACGGCGGCACCATCACGGTCAGCGAGGGACCCGGCGCGGTCTTCACGGTCGTACTGCCCCTGCCCGAGACGGCCTCGGCGCCGCGGGGCGCACTGTTCACCACGGCGTTGCCGGTGGGAGGCGAGCGCTGA
- a CDS encoding ABC transporter ATP-binding protein: MASRNDVATSPIAGAAEREDARIEISGLTKRFLTPAGEVFTALQGVSFTVEPGQFCAVVGPTGCGKSTTLGMVSGLDRPSEGSVKVGGREVDGVTDGVSFMFQADALLPWKTVLGNVLMGPVFRGVPKQQAQASARDWLRRVGLSGFEDRYPHQLSGGMRKRVAMAAALINEPKILIMDEPFGALDVQTKAIMSTELLDLWEQIRPSVIFITHDLDEAVALADRVVVMTSSPGSVKAVFDIDLPRPRGSVQEIRYQPRFIELQHQIWDTLREEVERAYARTAGGKA; encoded by the coding sequence ATGGCTTCGCGAAACGATGTCGCGACGAGCCCGATCGCCGGTGCAGCAGAGCGCGAGGACGCGCGCATCGAGATCTCCGGGCTCACCAAGCGATTCCTGACCCCTGCCGGTGAGGTGTTCACGGCGCTGCAAGGCGTTTCGTTCACCGTGGAGCCGGGCCAGTTCTGTGCGGTGGTCGGCCCCACCGGCTGCGGCAAGTCGACCACGCTCGGCATGGTGTCCGGGCTCGACCGGCCCAGCGAGGGCTCGGTGAAGGTGGGCGGCCGGGAGGTGGACGGCGTCACCGACGGCGTCAGCTTCATGTTCCAGGCGGACGCGCTGCTGCCCTGGAAGACCGTCCTCGGCAATGTGCTCATGGGCCCGGTATTCCGCGGCGTCCCCAAGCAGCAGGCGCAGGCCTCGGCGCGCGACTGGCTGCGCCGGGTCGGCCTTTCCGGGTTCGAGGACCGCTACCCGCACCAGCTCTCCGGTGGGATGCGCAAGCGCGTGGCGATGGCCGCGGCGCTGATCAACGAACCCAAGATCCTGATCATGGACGAGCCGTTCGGCGCCCTGGACGTGCAGACCAAGGCGATCATGTCGACCGAACTGCTGGACCTGTGGGAGCAGATCCGTCCGTCGGTCATCTTCATCACCCACGACCTCGACGAGGCCGTGGCGCTCGCCGACCGGGTCGTGGTCATGACGTCCAGCCCCGGCTCGGTCAAGGCCGTTTTCGACATCGACCTGCCGCGCCCGCGCGGCTCGGTCCAGGAGATCCGCTACCAGCCCCGCTTCATCGAACTCCAGCACCAGATCTGGGACACGCTGCGCGAAGAGGTGGAGCGCGCCTACGCACGCACCGCAGGAGGAAAGGCATGA
- a CDS encoding ABC transporter permease has translation MSTTSTASAVPVADGGHASAAAAAKRAARRRVALVWAGRLGLAAFVLGGWQAFTTWGIVDPFFFGQPSGIWQRLIDLFQNGTEFGSFYANIWTTIQEALVGFALGAVTGVVFGVALGQSRYLSDVLGPYIKMVNAIPRIVLGSIFIVAFGIGVTPKILLAAVLVFFIVFFNAFQGVREVDRNILANARVLGASQLQIIRHVVVPSALTWIIASLHSAFGFAIVGALVGEVLGSQSGLGLVIKTAQNNFDPNGVFATMLVIAVIVLGAEWLIGKLEHRLLAWRPPAPSEANSL, from the coding sequence ATGAGCACGACGTCCACCGCTTCCGCCGTCCCGGTCGCCGACGGCGGGCACGCCTCGGCCGCGGCCGCCGCCAAACGGGCCGCACGACGCCGCGTCGCACTGGTGTGGGCGGGCCGCCTCGGCCTCGCCGCGTTCGTCCTCGGCGGCTGGCAGGCGTTCACCACCTGGGGCATCGTCGACCCGTTCTTCTTCGGGCAGCCGTCCGGGATCTGGCAGCGGCTGATCGACCTCTTCCAGAACGGCACCGAGTTCGGGTCCTTCTACGCGAACATCTGGACCACCATCCAGGAGGCGCTCGTCGGCTTCGCCCTCGGTGCCGTCACCGGGGTCGTCTTCGGCGTCGCGCTGGGCCAGAGCCGCTATCTGTCGGACGTCCTCGGTCCCTACATCAAGATGGTGAACGCGATCCCGCGTATCGTCCTCGGCTCGATCTTCATCGTCGCCTTCGGCATCGGCGTCACCCCGAAGATCCTGCTCGCCGCCGTGCTGGTGTTCTTCATCGTCTTCTTCAACGCCTTCCAGGGCGTCCGCGAGGTCGACCGCAACATCCTCGCCAACGCCCGGGTGCTCGGCGCCTCCCAGCTGCAGATCATCCGGCATGTCGTCGTGCCGTCCGCGCTGACCTGGATCATCGCCAGCCTGCACAGCGCCTTCGGCTTCGCCATCGTCGGCGCGCTGGTCGGCGAGGTGCTCGGCTCGCAGAGTGGCCTCGGCCTCGTCATCAAGACCGCGCAGAACAACTTCGACCCCAACGGGGTGTTCGCCACGATGCTCGTCATCGCGGTGATCGTGCTCGGCGCGGAGTGGCTGATCGGCAAGCTCGAGCACCGGCTGCTCGCCTGGCGTCCGCCGGCCCCTTCCGAGGCCAACAGCCTCTGA
- a CDS encoding ABC transporter substrate-binding protein produces MFNRTLTASLVTVLALGAATACSSSSSGSGSGGSGGTPTVKIMVGGIDKQIYLPYQLAQNLGFYKKYGVNVVLSTEQDGGTGAEDAMASGQVDMAGAWYNHTIDFQVKGKAVEDVVQLSGAPGEREMCATKSGVHSAADFKGKTLGVTDLGSGTDTLTQFLAAKKGVKTGDFHRIGVGAGSTAIAALQNGKVACVMTTQPTVAAIEKKGVGYSAVDVATTSGAKAATGGAWPAAGVIARTDWVNSHKDAVQKVVDALVATMHWIDKHSAADIADKLPQSFVQNQLVTKADYISALTQDKGQFLPDGIMPAGGPKNVLTTEELVGHATSKVNLGPTFTNDFALAANKKEGFTTTTTPAGATG; encoded by the coding sequence ATGTTCAACAGAACCCTCACCGCATCCCTCGTCACCGTCCTCGCCCTCGGCGCCGCCACCGCGTGTTCCAGCAGCTCCTCCGGCTCCGGTTCGGGCGGCTCCGGCGGGACGCCGACCGTCAAGATCATGGTCGGCGGCATCGACAAGCAGATCTACCTGCCCTACCAGCTCGCCCAGAACCTCGGCTTCTACAAGAAGTACGGCGTCAACGTCGTGCTGAGCACCGAGCAGGACGGCGGCACCGGCGCCGAGGACGCCATGGCGTCGGGGCAGGTGGACATGGCGGGCGCCTGGTACAACCACACGATCGACTTCCAGGTGAAGGGCAAGGCGGTGGAGGACGTCGTCCAGCTGTCCGGCGCGCCGGGCGAGCGGGAGATGTGCGCCACCAAGAGCGGGGTGCACTCGGCCGCGGACTTCAAGGGCAAGACGCTGGGCGTCACCGACCTTGGCTCGGGCACCGACACCCTCACCCAGTTCCTGGCCGCGAAGAAGGGCGTGAAGACCGGCGACTTCCACCGGATAGGCGTGGGCGCGGGCTCCACCGCCATCGCCGCGCTGCAGAACGGCAAGGTCGCCTGTGTGATGACGACGCAGCCGACGGTCGCGGCGATCGAGAAGAAGGGCGTCGGCTACTCGGCGGTCGACGTCGCCACCACCTCGGGTGCCAAGGCGGCGACGGGCGGCGCCTGGCCGGCCGCCGGGGTCATCGCCCGTACCGACTGGGTGAACTCGCACAAGGACGCGGTGCAGAAGGTCGTCGACGCGCTCGTGGCCACCATGCACTGGATCGACAAGCACAGCGCGGCCGACATCGCCGACAAGCTGCCGCAGTCGTTCGTGCAGAACCAGCTGGTCACCAAGGCCGACTACATCTCGGCCCTGACCCAGGACAAGGGGCAGTTCCTCCCGGACGGCATCATGCCGGCCGGCGGTCCCAAGAACGTCCTGACCACGGAGGAGCTGGTGGGCCACGCGACCTCGAAGGTGAACCTCGGCCCCACGTTCACCAACGACTTCGCCCTCGCGGCCAACAAGAAGGAGGGCTTCACCACCACGACGACCCCGGCGGGGGCGACCGGCTGA
- a CDS encoding cupin domain-containing protein gives MTHSFALHIPDAGLEPEPLDPAQIVSGNPEVTGKVVWESPDGRQIRGIWQITPGVVTDTEADEVFVVISGSATVEVEGGPTLTVGPGDMAVLRAGDRTTWTVHETLRKAYAINL, from the coding sequence ATGACGCACAGCTTCGCGCTCCACATCCCCGACGCCGGCCTCGAACCCGAGCCCCTCGACCCGGCGCAGATCGTCTCCGGGAACCCGGAGGTCACCGGGAAGGTGGTCTGGGAGTCGCCGGACGGCCGGCAGATCCGCGGCATCTGGCAGATCACGCCGGGCGTGGTCACCGACACGGAGGCGGACGAAGTGTTCGTCGTGATCAGCGGTTCGGCGACCGTCGAGGTCGAGGGCGGACCGACACTGACGGTGGGTCCGGGCGACATGGCGGTGCTGCGCGCGGGCGACCGTACGACATGGACGGTGCACGAGACGCTGCGCAAGGCGTACGCGATCAACCTCTGA
- a CDS encoding LacI family DNA-binding transcriptional regulator: MRPPTIRDVAERAGVSKSLVSLVLRGSGPVSAEKRETVLRAVRELGYRPNAAARSLSEQRTRTVGVLLDDLRNPWFVDLLDGLNSLLHGAGLHMLLADARLNRRMGHDLAEPFLDLGVDGLVIVGTVPDAGGLGVLARRMPVVVAGAREPRPEGVDVVAGDDEHGARLATEHLLGLGHRRIAHLAGHGAVGALRRKGFEAAMRAHGAEPVVEPGDLTEEGGYRGTVRLLSRPERPTALFAVNDMASVGALSAAGELGLRVPHDLSVAGYDNTSISRLRHVWLTTVDTAPYEIGRRAARCLLDRVERPDGEASVHLAAPTLEIRGTTAPPCDELRG, from the coding sequence ATGAGACCGCCGACCATCCGTGACGTGGCCGAACGGGCCGGAGTGTCCAAGTCGCTGGTCTCGCTGGTGCTGCGCGGCTCGGGACCCGTGAGCGCCGAGAAGCGCGAGACCGTGCTGCGGGCCGTGCGCGAGCTGGGCTACCGGCCCAACGCGGCCGCCCGCAGCCTGAGCGAACAGCGCACCCGCACGGTCGGCGTCCTCCTGGACGACCTGCGCAACCCCTGGTTCGTCGACCTCCTCGACGGCCTCAACTCGCTGCTGCACGGCGCCGGGCTGCACATGCTGCTCGCCGACGCCCGGCTGAACCGGCGGATGGGGCACGACCTCGCCGAACCGTTCCTGGACCTGGGCGTCGACGGCCTGGTGATCGTCGGCACGGTCCCCGACGCGGGCGGTCTCGGCGTGCTCGCGCGGCGGATGCCGGTGGTCGTGGCCGGCGCCCGTGAGCCCCGGCCGGAGGGGGTGGACGTCGTCGCCGGGGACGACGAGCACGGGGCCCGGCTCGCCACCGAGCATCTGCTCGGCCTCGGCCACCGCCGGATCGCCCACCTCGCGGGCCACGGCGCGGTCGGCGCACTGCGCAGGAAGGGCTTCGAGGCGGCGATGCGGGCCCACGGCGCCGAACCGGTCGTCGAGCCGGGCGACCTCACCGAAGAGGGCGGCTACCGGGGGACCGTACGGCTGCTCAGCCGCCCGGAGCGGCCCACGGCGCTCTTCGCCGTCAACGACATGGCCTCGGTCGGCGCCCTCTCGGCGGCCGGGGAACTGGGCCTGAGGGTGCCGCACGACCTGTCGGTGGCCGGCTACGACAACACCAGCATCTCCCGGCTGCGGCACGTCTGGCTGACCACGGTCGACACCGCGCCGTACGAGATCGGCCGGCGCGCCGCCCGCTGCCTGCTCGACCGTGTCGAACGGCCGGACGGCGAGGCAAGCGTCCACCTCGCCGCGCCGACGCTGGAGATCCGGGGGACGACGGCGCCGCCCTGCGACGAACTCAGAGGTTGA
- a CDS encoding Gfo/Idh/MocA family protein yields MVDELGVAVVGFGWMGRVHTQAYARLPHHYPRLPLRPRLITVAEEVPGRAEEAAERFGFASATRDWREVAADPRVRAVSITAPNFLHQEIGVAMAEAGKHIWIEKPVGLTAGDARAVADAVAKAGVRGTVGFNYRNAPAVETARELIASGEIGTVTHVRIRLFSDYAAHPDGALTWRYERARGGSGVLGDLASHGADLARFLLGDITSLTADTAIFLPERARPAGATAGHARACGGEPGPVENEDYVNCLLRFASGARGVLEACRVSVGEQNNYGFEVHGTKGAVFWDFRRMNELAVSRGTTYQDQPVSTVYVGPGDGEFAAFQPGAANAMGYDDLKVIEAYRFVRSIAEGVPYGATLADAVWSAAVLDAMTRSARHVSWVEVEAG; encoded by the coding sequence ATGGTGGATGAGCTGGGTGTCGCCGTCGTCGGGTTCGGCTGGATGGGCCGGGTGCACACCCAGGCGTACGCGCGGCTGCCGCACCACTATCCGCGGCTGCCGCTGCGGCCCCGGCTCATCACGGTCGCCGAGGAGGTGCCGGGACGGGCCGAGGAGGCCGCCGAACGGTTCGGGTTCGCCTCCGCGACCCGCGACTGGCGCGAGGTCGCCGCCGACCCCCGCGTACGGGCCGTCAGCATCACCGCCCCGAACTTCCTGCACCAGGAGATCGGCGTGGCGATGGCCGAGGCCGGCAAGCACATCTGGATCGAGAAGCCGGTCGGGCTGACCGCCGGGGACGCCCGTGCGGTCGCCGACGCGGTCGCCAAGGCCGGTGTGCGGGGCACGGTCGGCTTCAACTACCGCAACGCGCCCGCCGTCGAGACCGCCCGCGAGCTGATCGCCTCCGGTGAGATCGGCACGGTGACCCATGTCCGCATCCGGCTGTTCAGCGACTACGCCGCCCATCCGGACGGCGCCCTGACCTGGCGCTACGAGCGGGCGCGCGGCGGCAGCGGGGTGCTCGGGGACCTGGCCTCGCACGGCGCCGACCTGGCCCGTTTCCTGCTCGGCGACATCACCTCGCTCACCGCCGACACCGCGATCTTCCTCCCGGAGCGCGCCCGTCCGGCCGGCGCCACCGCCGGCCACGCGCGCGCCTGCGGCGGCGAGCCCGGCCCGGTCGAGAACGAGGACTACGTCAACTGTCTGCTCCGCTTCGCCTCCGGCGCCCGCGGGGTCCTGGAGGCCTGCCGGGTCTCGGTCGGCGAGCAGAACAACTACGGCTTCGAGGTGCACGGCACGAAGGGGGCTGTCTTCTGGGACTTCCGGCGCATGAACGAGCTGGCGGTGAGCCGGGGTACGACGTATCAGGACCAGCCGGTGAGCACGGTGTACGTGGGGCCGGGCGACGGTGAGTTCGCCGCGTTCCAGCCGGGGGCGGCCAATGCGATGGGCTATGACGATCTGAAGGTCATCGAGGCCTACCGGTTCGTACGGTCCATTGCCGAGGGTGTGCCGTACGGTGCGACGCTTGCGGATGCGGTGTGGAGTGCGGCCGTGCTCGACGCGATGACACGGTCGGCTCGGCACGTTTCTTGGGTGGAGGTCGAGGCGGGCTGA
- a CDS encoding poly-gamma-glutamate hydrolase family protein: MTRTEHVEIEGTPLVATLVPGGEIGLLALHGSNEGGTAELADLVARRCGATSLVFTQPGAREPVHIPSPRMAADHCALLREFLKRVSLTVSLHGHMRPETPHTIFLGGGNRAAARILAEALAAGAPQFPAVADLTAIPAALRGVHPRNPVNLTRLGGVQVELPLLARTRGGTDIPPGPVADALTAGVEALGRAAPERGAGNRATDHDGAADA; the protein is encoded by the coding sequence GTGACCCGCACCGAACACGTGGAGATCGAGGGCACACCGCTGGTCGCGACCCTCGTACCGGGCGGCGAGATCGGCCTGCTGGCCCTGCACGGCAGCAACGAAGGGGGTACGGCCGAACTCGCGGACCTCGTGGCCCGCCGCTGCGGCGCCACCAGCCTCGTCTTCACCCAGCCGGGCGCACGGGAGCCCGTGCACATCCCGTCCCCCCGCATGGCGGCCGACCACTGCGCGCTCCTGCGGGAGTTCCTGAAGCGGGTGTCCCTCACGGTCTCCCTGCACGGCCACATGCGCCCGGAGACACCGCACACGATCTTCCTCGGCGGCGGCAACAGGGCCGCGGCCCGTATCCTCGCCGAGGCGCTTGCCGCCGGGGCCCCGCAGTTCCCGGCCGTCGCCGACCTGACGGCGATCCCGGCCGCCCTGCGCGGCGTGCATCCCAGGAACCCGGTCAACCTGACCCGGCTGGGCGGCGTCCAGGTGGAGCTACCGCTTCTGGCCCGCACCAGGGGCGGCACCGACATCCCGCCGGGTCCGGTGGCCGACGCGCTGACCGCAGGGGTGGAAGCGCTGGGCAGGGCAGCGCCGGAAAGAGGCGCGGGGAACCGCGCGACCGACCACGACGGTGCCGCAGACGCCTGA